The following nucleotide sequence is from Chloracidobacterium validum.
AGGGCGTATGTTGGGATTGATCCGGAGGCCGACCCGGCGCAGTCCACGGCGCGGATGCATTTCGTGCGAGGTCGCTTTCCACAGGATTTGCCGCCCAGTGAAGAGCCTTTTGACGCCGTGACCCTGCTGGCGCTGCTAGAGCATATCCCGGACACCGAGCTGGGCGCGTTTGCACGGGCATGCGCCGACGCCTTACGACCCGGTGGAAAGCTGCTCATCACCGTGCCGCATCCGTTCGTTGACCGTATTCTTGACATCCTGATGGCATTGCGCCTACTCGATGGCATGGAAACCGACGCGCACCACGGCTTCGACGTGGCACGCACCCGCGACATCTTTGAGCAGGCCGGGTTTGAACTCACCCTGCATCGCCGCTTCCAGCTTGGCCTCAACAACTTCTTTGCCTTCCGCAAAATCT
It contains:
- a CDS encoding class I SAM-dependent methyltransferase, translating into MKPLDYHLQNWRIAVVRPHLSATDRILDIGAFDGALARQVREFRAYVGIDPEADPAQSTARMHFVRGRFPQDLPPSEEPFDAVTLLALLEHIPDTELGAFARACADALRPGGKLLITVPHPFVDRILDILMALRLLDGMETDAHHGFDVARTRDIFEQAGFELTLHRRFQLGLNNFFAFRKI